GCCGCTGCCGGCATCGGCACACTGTTGGGAGCGCACCTGCCATGACCACGATGCTGCCGCCCGACGTTGCCCTGCTGGCCGAGATGGCGAGCCTGGCCGGCTGTGATCGCGCCGAAGGCTATGCCTGCATCACCGCGCGCCGCGAACATGGCGCCAGTTCGGTGGAGATACCGCAGCCCCAGTTCGTGATCCTGCTGGAAGGCAGCAAGCAGGTGCGTACCGCGCACCAGTCCCTCACCGCCCATGCGGGCGACATGCTGCTGTTCACCCAGCGCTGCCGCATCGATGTGGTCAATACACCCGATGCAGCCACGGGCCGCTACCTCAGCGCCATCGTGCCGCTGTGCGCGGAAGTACTGGCTGCGGCGCGCACGCTCTGGAGCGAAGCATTGCCTTCGGCTGGCGCGGCGATCGCCCAGCCCCGCCTGGTCAACCACGGCACGGTGCTGCGACGCTGGCGCCAGGCACTTCAGGATGGGCATTACAGCGAAGCGCGGCTGGCGCTGGCCGAGCTGGTACTGGCCTGGTGCCGGCAGGGCCACGGCAACCTGCT
Above is a genomic segment from Stenotrophomonas sp. ESTM1D_MKCIP4_1 containing:
- a CDS encoding helix-turn-helix transcriptional regulator — encoded protein: MTTMLPPDVALLAEMASLAGCDRAEGYACITARREHGASSVEIPQPQFVILLEGSKQVRTAHQSLTAHAGDMLLFTQRCRIDVVNTPDAATGRYLSAIVPLCAEVLAAARTLWSEALPSAGAAIAQPRLVNHGTVLRRWRQALQDGHYSEARLALAELVLAWCRQGHGNLLLPQVPSLGEQIRDRIAAEPARDWQSRDVEDHFALSGATLRRRLAAERTSLRQLLTEARLAHGMMLLYTTELPLKTVAARAGYRSAASFSKRFAEQYGLSPADI